In Bacteroidota bacterium, the DNA window TAATTGGAAAAAATACCACTATCTCGCGGGCATCTTGCCGGCAATAAAATTAGAAAGCATAGAATTCTTAACTAACCAAACTTGAGAGACCATGAAAATGACTAAAAGAAATTCGATTTATAAACTCCCAATGTTATTAATGCTTGTCTTCAGCCTTACGCTGATGGGCTGTGCAAACATGAGCAAATCAGGGAAAGGAGCCGCAATCGGCGCCGGCGCCGGCGCTGCAGTTGGCGCTATTATAGGTAAAGTCACCGGTAAAACAGCCACGGGAGCCATTGTAGGCGCTATTGAGGGATACATTGGAGATGGATTCGAGTGCACAGGTAAGCTGGAGTTTCATGCGTAGAAACAAGTTGTGTTTAGGGTAAAA includes these proteins:
- a CDS encoding glycine zipper family protein; the encoded protein is MKMTKRNSIYKLPMLLMLVFSLTLMGCANMSKSGKGAAIGAGAGAAVGAIIGKVTGKTATGAIVGAIEGYIGDGFECTGKLEFHA